In Musa acuminata AAA Group cultivar baxijiao chromosome BXJ3-11, Cavendish_Baxijiao_AAA, whole genome shotgun sequence, one DNA window encodes the following:
- the LOC135585661 gene encoding uncharacterized protein LOC135585661 — translation MAGKEVREYTNLSDPKDRKWGKGKDKIDDEDITFQRMVAKMQEVAGERGGYLHGRGALDSDDLLYLKEQMEAEEDAERLLRRTEKQAFAAFKKAASLVDSSPAPLPLPLRVEPKPKSGIRQQDLLKNIIGIKPKRQKVSSPSSLQSERPTVSSTGDREGHLGKNISHSTPSKTQKNACLAANVAMQEQPVREDTSMKTNGGEANRKPEDTVKSLLGLAYESSDNE, via the exons ATGGCAGGAAAGGAAGTGCGAGAGTACACCAACCTCAGCGACCCCAAAG ATCGAAAATGGGGGAAAGGGAAGGACAAGATCGACGACGAGGACATCACGTTCCAacggatggtagcaaag ATGCAGGAAGTTGCCGGTGAACGTGGAGGCTACCTTCATGGGCGAGGCG CTTTGGACAGTGATGACTTGCTGTATCTAAAGGAACAGATGGAAGCTGAGGAAGATGCTGAGCGTCTTCTACGGCGCACTGAGAAACAAGCTTTTGCTGCATTTAAG AAAGCTGCAAGTCTGGTTGATTCCTCACCTGCACCTTTGCCGTTGCCGCTTCGGGTTGAACCGAAGCCCAAGAGTGGCATAAG GCAGCAAGATCTCTTGAAAAACATTATTGGAATCAAACCTAAGCGGCAGAAAGTTTCAAGTCCTAGTTCACTGCAATCTGAACGACCGACTGTCTCATCAACTGGAGACCGTGAGGGACATCTGGGGAAGAATATCTCTCATTCAACGCCATCCAAAACCCAGAAAAATGCATGTCTGGCGGCTAATGTTGCAATGCAGGAGCAGCCGGTGCGTGAAGATACTTCCATGAAAACTAATGGCGGCGAGGCCAATCGAAAACCAGAAGATACTGTTAAAAGTTTGCTAGGACTGGCTTATGAAAGTTCTGATAACGAATGA
- the LOC135652797 gene encoding uncharacterized protein LOC135652797 translates to MSASWRGRSNLQSFLESTTPSVPPHKLPKSWCRDLSNLWQLDGKDSVEFFNLGDLWEQYYEWSAYGAGVPVSLHSGEMAVQYYVPYLSGVQIYTNKAPAAPSEHEYKKLASSDAASECLEDARRTRERIGHMYFEFFESSSPYGRIPLLNKVLELAQSYPGLTSFKSTELSPASWMSVAWYPIYHIPTRRSVKDLSVCFLTYHTLSSLFQDQIHESFTNDLTSFRDGKKNGMKPEEKCDRISLPPFGLATYKLQGSLWTMAGTGDHERITSLLGAAKSWLQQLKVQHHDFTYFTTHFV, encoded by the exons ATGAGCGCGAGCTGGCGAGGCCGCTCCAACCTCCAAAGCTTCCTCGAATCCACGACTCCTTCGGTGCCGCCCCACAAACTCCCAAAG TCATGGTGTCGAGATCTGAGCAATCTTTGGCAACTGGACGGGAAGGACAGCGTGGAGTTCTTCAACCTTGGAGACCTGTGGGAGCAGTACTACGAGTGGAGCGCCTACGGTGCCGGTGTGCCGGTCAGCCTGCACAGTGGAGAGATGGCAGTCCAATACTATGTGCCATACCTTTCCGGTGTTCAGATATACACTAACAAAGCTCCTGCTGCTCCCAG TGAGCACGAGTACAAGAAGCTGGCcagttcagatgctgcatccgagTGCTTAGAAGACGCAAGGAGAACCAGAGAGCGGATTGGGCACATGTACTTTGAGTTCTTCGAGAGCTCTTCTCCTTACGGAAGGATTCCACTACTGAACAAG GTGCTTGAATTGGCTCAGTCCTACCCAGGATTGACATCTTTCAAGAGCACAGAGCTCTCTCCTGCTAGTTGGATGTCTGTGGCCTG GTATCCTATTTATCATATCCCAACCAGACGAAGCGTGAAGGATCTGTCCGTGTGCTTCTTGACTTACCACACATTGTCCTCTTTGTTTCAAG ATCAGATTCATGAGAGCTTCACAAATGATCTGACCTCGTTCAGAGACGGGAAGAAGAATGGAATGAAACCCGAAGAGAAGTGCGACCGCATCTCTCTTCCTCCATTTGGTCTGGCCACTTACAAGCTTCAAGGGAGCCTGTGGACGATGGCTGGCACAGGAGATCATGAGAGAATCACCTCCCTCCTCGGTGCTGCAAAGTCATGGCTGCAGCAGCTTAAAGTCCAGCACCATGATTTTACCTATTTCACGACACACTTCGTATGA
- the LOC103970179 gene encoding vacuolar-sorting protein BRO1: MSYATAVNVMLAVQEKKTAAADLYRSLRQYIAVTYGEREAQAAEDDLDAVRQLRLDLEKPPDAASSSTGSRRDLLLAYYRALSLIEPRFPISPDRAHVHSLTFTWFDAFKPSKKASQQSIHLEKAAVLFNLGAVYSQIALSADRADAAGLRQACNAFQSAAGAFAYLKDNAAARATASGATTVDLSVESAGMLEKLMLAQAQECFFEKVIGDAKPPVICSKVARQVGLYYEETYAALNAPPLNQHFDRTWISHVQLKAAQYYAEACYRYSMDLHEREEIAEEITRLKIGISAVADAKKSARGVAQPLLDAVNKLETDMNRNLERAMKENNRVYLMRVPEASSLAALPAAPLVRPTPMADVLDASKERLFSRLVPDSSTRALSKYTDMVDNIIRTQAEKLQQGSEITRVKLKEMDLPDSILALEGNFNLPSDLKEDAEAVQISGGPSGLEAELQQLRDLRRVNQELLVQTEELLQKEATEDAQFRTQFGTRWTRPQSSTLTKNLQDRLNKFAANLKQAADSDARIERTVRDNFDLMAILDHRPIESALPSLARPIMSLDGNEDAIVGALKLSLRQLENLGAQRAGLEDMLKEMKRKDDILPKLMANTGSQEDLFRKEISKYDQICEEIAQNIEAQEQLLLQIQAQNDEFSAVFNLEDYKVAREKCYKQISAAIAKYREIKENINDGLKFYVTLQDAITNIKQQCSDFVMTRNIQCRDMIEDVQRQLAGLNFKGDGKVGYNYPSAEQSNLQRIASQQAEPQSVPPHPAMTHHHPPREQPRPGYSHPYPTYPTPQQAPYYSPSGQVHHPQLQSNQEYGQPAYPGWRGPYYNAHQQQPGSHPPPPYTIPSPYPPSHQGNYYRPQ, encoded by the exons ATGTCGTACGCGACGGCGGTGAACGTGATGCTGGCGGTGCAGGAGAAGAAGACGGCCGCCGCCGACCTCTACCGCTCGCTCCGACAGTACATCGCCGTCACCTACGGGGAACGCGAGGCCCAGGCGGCGGAGGACGACCTCGATGCCGTCCGCCAGCTCCGCCTCGACCTCGAGAAGCCGCCCGATGCCGCCTCCTCCTCTACCGGCTCGCGCCGCGACCTCCTTCTCGCCTACTACCGCGCGCTCTCCCTCATCGAACCCCGCTTCCCCATCTCTCCCGATCGTGCCCACGTGCACTCCCTCACCTTCACCTGGTTCGACGCCTTCAAGCCCTCTAAGAAGGCCTCCCAGCAGTCCATCCACCTCGAGAAGGCCGCCGTCCTCTTCAATCTTGGCGCCGTCTACAGCCAGATCGCCCTCTCCGCCGACCGCGCGGATGCCGCGGGCCTCAGACAGGCTTGCAATGCCTTCCAGAGCGCTGCTGGGGCGTTCGCCTACCTCAAAGATAACGCCGCAGCCAGGGCCACCGCTTCCGGGGCGACCACCGTCGATCTCTCTGTCGAGTCCGCTGGGATGCTGGAGAAGCTCATGCTGGCGCAGGCTCAGGAGTGTTTCTTCGAGAAGGTTATCGGGGATGCGAAGCCCCCCGTGATCTGCTCCAAGGTCGCCCGCCAG GTTGGCCTCTACTATGAGGAAACTTATGCTGCTCTGAATGCTCCACCTCTCAACCAGCACTTTGATCGTACTTGGATCTCGCATGTGCAACTTAAGGCGGCCCAATATTATGCAGAAGCTTGCTATAGATACTCAATGGATCTTCACGAGAGGGAAGAAATTGCTGAAGAGATCACTAGGCTCAAGATTGGGATAAGCGCCGTTGCAGATGCAAAGAAATCGGCCAGGGGTGTTGCTCAGCCTCTGCTTGATGCTGTCAACAAGCTAGAGACTGATATGAACCGTAACCTGGAGAGGGCTATGAAGGAGAACAATCGTGTTTATCTCATGCGGGTTCCAGAAGCAAGTTCTTTGGCTGCTTTGCCCGCAGCACCTCTTGTCAGGCCAACTCCAATGGCTGATGTTTTAGATGCTAGCAAGGAGAGGCTGTTCTCCAGGCTTGTTCCAGACAGCAGCACAAGGGCTCTCTCCAAGTACACAGATATGGTCGACAATATCATCCGGACACAAGCAGAGAAGTTGCAGCAAGGAAGTGAGATAACAAGAGTTAAACTCAAGGAGATGGACCTCCCAGATTCTATATTAGCATTGGAAGGTAATTTTAATCTGCCATCGGATCTTAAGGAGGATGCGGAAGCAGTTCAGATCAGTGGTGGCCCTTCCGGGCTGGAAGCTGAGCTACAACAACTCAGAGACTTGAGGAGAGTTAATCAGGAGCTCCTTGTCCAGACTGAGGAGTTACTGCAGAAGGAAGCAACCGAGGATGCGCAATTCCGAACCCAGTTCGGAACAAGGTGGACCAGACCTCAGTCAAGCACCCTGACAAAGAACCTGCAGGATCGATTGAACAAATTTGCTGCAAATCTTAAGCAAGCTGCTGATAGTGATGCAAGGATAGAACGGACTGTGAGAGACAATTTTGATCTTATGGCAATCCTTGACCATAGACCG ATTGAATCAGCACTACCGAGTCTTGCAAGGCCTATTATGTCCTTGGATGGCAATGAAGATGCTATAGTGGGAGCACTTAAACTGAGTTTG AGGCAATTGGAGAATCTAGGCGCACAGAGGGCAGGTCTTGAGGACATGTTAAAAGAGATGAAAAGAAAG GATGATATACTGCCAAAGTTGATGGCAAACACTGGATCACAAGAGGATCTCTTCAGGAAGGAGATATCTAAGTATGATCAGATATGTGAAGAAATTGCTCAAAATATTGAGGCGCAGGAGCAATTACTGCTTCAGATCCAG GCACAAAATGATGAGTTTTCTGCTGTATTCAATCTGGAAGATTACAAAG TTGCCCGTGAAAAGTGTTACAAGCAGATCTCTGCTGCAATAGCAAAATATCGGGAGATTAAGGAGAACATCAATGACGGATTGAAGTTTTATGTGACTCTTCAG GATGCAATAACAAACATAAAGCAGCAATGCAGCGACTTCGTAATGACCAGAAACATTCAGTGCCGTGATATGATCGAGGATGTGCAGAGGCAATTAGCTGGACTCAACTTCAAAGGTGATGGTAAAGTGGGTTACAATTATCCTTCTGCTGAGCAATCCAACCTTCAGAGGATTGCATCTCAACAAGCTGAGCCACAGAGTGTTCCGCCACATCCTGCCATGACTCACCATCATCCACCCAGAGAGCAGCCCAGGCCTGGATACTCTCATCCCTACCCTACGTATCCGACACCACAGCAGGCCCCTTATTATTCTCCAAGTGGTCAAGTCCATCATCCTCAACTGCAATCCAACCAAGAATATGGGCAACCAGCTTATCCAGGGTGGCGCGGACCATATTACAATGCTCATCAACAGCAACCGGGTTCACATCCTCCGCCGCCATACACCATTCCATCTCCTTATCCGCCATCTCATCAGGGAAACTACTATAGGCCTCAGTGA